A DNA window from Nitrospira sp. contains the following coding sequences:
- a CDS encoding conserved exported protein of unknown function (Evidence 4 : Unknown function but conserved in other organisms; MaGe:77308095), whose protein sequence is MYWILVASLTVLMGAPAFADGGHDHHAVPTLKNQTTTTVTIKDDTVTLTFGPIDLPTDHDGDLAASMPKHNFQLPEDMYMVGYKSAVFTKEGKELPRNYLHHILMMNNTKPSVSCPGEPLFFAGAGLEMTEARFPEGYGVKLAKGDRLMSVVAFYHKAPPTKNVMASFTMYMAPKSKPVKEMDVYQVGVNIVCYSKFGSRGANQTDEGIEIRPGVQVHTEPLKFSMDGCVKFAYPHGHDELLMIALEDKANKRTLLRTVPDVDLDGTFREFQPHQVYKDGQGFSVLQSGDYDMVMVHHHPLQKTEFQYGMGNYLLYMTPGACRTANIARANP, encoded by the coding sequence ATGTATTGGATACTCGTGGCTTCTCTCACTGTGCTGATGGGCGCCCCGGCATTTGCCGACGGTGGCCATGACCATCACGCCGTCCCCACACTGAAAAATCAAACGACAACGACAGTTACCATTAAAGATGACACCGTCACCCTGACCTTCGGTCCTATCGATCTGCCGACCGATCATGACGGCGACCTGGCTGCCTCAATGCCGAAGCATAACTTTCAGCTGCCTGAAGACATGTACATGGTCGGGTATAAATCGGCGGTCTTTACCAAAGAAGGCAAGGAACTCCCCAGAAATTACCTTCACCATATCTTGATGATGAACAACACCAAACCCAGCGTTTCTTGCCCCGGAGAGCCGCTGTTCTTCGCGGGCGCCGGTCTGGAAATGACCGAAGCCCGGTTTCCAGAAGGATATGGCGTCAAGCTGGCCAAAGGCGACCGCCTCATGTCGGTCGTCGCCTTCTATCACAAGGCCCCTCCGACGAAAAATGTGATGGCGTCGTTCACGATGTACATGGCGCCGAAGTCTAAGCCGGTGAAGGAAATGGATGTCTATCAGGTGGGCGTCAATATCGTCTGCTACAGCAAGTTTGGCTCACGCGGCGCCAATCAAACGGACGAAGGCATTGAAATCCGCCCCGGAGTCCAAGTGCATACAGAGCCACTAAAATTCTCGATGGATGGCTGCGTGAAATTTGCCTATCCCCATGGCCACGATGAATTGTTGATGATCGCACTTGAAGACAAGGCAAACAAACGCACCCTTCTTCGAACGGTGCCGGATGTGGACCTCGATGGAACCTTTCGGGAGTTCCAGCCTCATCAAGTGTATAAGGACGGCCAAGGATTTTCCGTCCTGCAATCGGGCGACTACGACATGGTGATGGTCCATCATCATCCGCTGCAGAAAACGGAATTCCAATATGGCATGGGGAACTATCTTCTCTATATGACTCCAGGCGCTTGCCGAACTGCCAATATCGCACGGGCGAATCCGTAA
- a CDS encoding hypothetical protein (Evidence 5 : Unknown function; MaGe:77308096): MNGKFWKSRTTNATRPPWIKPAMAPIPSMVDVLRRRRSPIASGKAPGNNPATTARADSNSSCRKMACKPRVSGGIPGSAHIKIFPRVNMAAPINGNGSRSLSKSNDPNTAYSFLPKPTLSHTGTFTFSGRYYVLDTRGFSHCADGRPGICRRWP; the protein is encoded by the coding sequence GTGAATGGGAAATTCTGGAAGTCGAGGACGACAAACGCTACAAGGCCACCCTGGATAAAACCGGCAATGGCCCCTATACCCAGCATGGTGGACGTTTTACGACGACGAAGATCGCCGATCGCCTCTGGCAAGGCACCTGGCAACAACCCGGCAACGACCGCGAGGGCGGATTCGAACTCCTCTTGTCGGAAGATGGCATGCAAGCCAAGGGTGTCTGGTGGTATTCCCGGGTCGGCACACATAAAAATATTCCCCCGCGTGAACATGGCGGCACCTATCAATGGAAACGGCTCACGCAGCCTATCCAAATCCAATGATCCGAATACCGCCTATTCTTTTCTTCCCAAACCAACGCTCTCGCACACAGGCACCTTCACCTTCTCTGGGAGATATTATGTATTGGATACTCGTGGCTTCTCTCACTGTGCTGATGGGCGCCCCGGCATTTGCCGACGGTGGCCATGA
- a CDS encoding SnoaL-like domain-containing protein (MaGe:77308097), with translation MPDLTRISFFVLSGYLLFAPVLGFANDNAGPEATIRALVEANAARDLEGMSRLMAHDDDATGYTIGGRKYLGWPALERDIRDEFAFVEKLEMPIADLKVWTKNDLAWFTMELDYIRFVNEGGEVHHTVIPLRESGVLEKRQGQWLLISWHESLRAANWPAVAHTQSTVPAPQLVADPGMIRTQILDLSGEWEILEVEDDKRYKATLDKTGNGPYTQHGGRFTTTKIADRLWQGTWQQPGNDREGGFELLLSEDGMQAKGVWWYSRVGTHKNIPPREHGGTYQWKRLTQPIQIQ, from the coding sequence ATGCCCGATCTGACTCGGATCTCTTTTTTCGTCTTGTCAGGATATCTGTTGTTTGCCCCAGTCCTCGGATTCGCCAATGACAACGCAGGGCCTGAAGCCACAATCCGCGCGCTTGTGGAAGCCAACGCCGCACGAGACCTTGAGGGCATGTCCCGGTTGATGGCGCACGACGACGACGCCACGGGTTATACCATCGGCGGGAGAAAATACCTGGGATGGCCGGCGTTGGAGCGCGACATTCGCGACGAATTCGCTTTTGTGGAAAAACTGGAAATGCCCATCGCCGACCTCAAGGTCTGGACAAAAAACGACCTGGCCTGGTTTACGATGGAACTGGACTATATCCGTTTCGTCAACGAAGGTGGCGAGGTTCACCATACGGTCATCCCCTTGCGGGAAAGCGGCGTGCTTGAAAAGCGGCAGGGCCAATGGCTGTTAATCTCATGGCACGAATCGCTCCGGGCCGCCAACTGGCCCGCTGTGGCTCATACACAGTCTACGGTCCCAGCGCCACAACTCGTCGCCGACCCAGGCATGATCCGCACCCAGATCTTAGATCTGAGCGGTGAATGGGAAATTCTGGAAGTCGAGGACGACAAACGCTACAAGGCCACCCTGGATAAAACCGGCAATGGCCCCTATACCCAGCATGGTGGACGTTTTACGACGACGAAGATCGCCGATCGCCTCTGGCAAGGCACCTGGCAACAACCCGGCAACGACCGCGAGGGCGGATTCGAACTCCTCTTGTCGGAAGATGGCATGCAAGCCAAGGGTGTCTGGTGGTATTCCCGGGTCGGCACACATAAAAATATTCCCCCGCGTGAACATGGCGGCACCTATCAATGGAAACGGCTCACGCAGCCTATCCAAATCCAATGA
- a CDS encoding PPM-type phosphatase domain-containing protein (MaGe:77308098), giving the protein MSAWIGIGRSDIGLVRAMNQDAFVTMDSLGFWAVADGMGGHAGGEVAAQSAIATVAAQAESFADRLRNGSCAPQNFLRDMIAQAHEAVLNRARLEPRLSQMGTTLVALLIIPGATPTAHLAHVGDSRGYLFRDGRLTLLTRDHTLIEDYLTRGIVTLAEAKTHPERHVLMRAIGITHSAEPDYSAYPLLPSDVLLLCSDGLTKMLDDADIADIMARGQSDPIRICDRLIETALARGGEDNVTVVAIARP; this is encoded by the coding sequence ATGAGTGCATGGATTGGGATCGGACGGAGCGATATCGGTCTCGTTCGCGCAATGAATCAAGACGCCTTTGTCACTATGGACTCCCTCGGGTTCTGGGCCGTGGCCGATGGGATGGGTGGGCATGCCGGTGGAGAAGTGGCGGCTCAATCCGCCATTGCCACCGTCGCCGCGCAAGCCGAGTCGTTCGCGGACCGGCTCCGCAACGGTTCCTGCGCGCCTCAGAATTTCCTTCGAGATATGATCGCCCAGGCGCACGAGGCCGTCCTTAACCGCGCACGGCTGGAGCCCCGGCTCTCTCAGATGGGAACCACTCTGGTCGCGCTACTGATCATCCCCGGCGCCACGCCAACCGCGCACCTCGCCCATGTGGGCGACAGCCGCGGGTATCTGTTTCGAGACGGCCGCCTCACACTCCTGACCCGCGACCATACGCTGATCGAAGACTATCTCACCCGAGGGATCGTTACTCTAGCAGAAGCCAAGACCCATCCGGAGCGGCATGTCCTGATGAGAGCGATCGGCATTACCCACTCCGCCGAACCGGATTATTCCGCCTATCCGCTCCTGCCATCCGATGTCCTGTTGCTCTGCTCCGATGGGCTCACGAAGATGCTGGACGATGCCGACATCGCCGACATCATGGCGCGCGGGCAGAGCGATCCGATCCGGATCTGCGACCGCTTGATCGAAACGGCTCTCGCCCGCGGCGGCGAAGATAATGTGACCGTCGTCGCGATCGCGCGCCCCTAG
- a CDS encoding Exonuclease (MaGe:77308099): MLPSTFVILQGIGPATERRLWHEGLLTWNDFLRQPGISGVSISRKQWYDQELLRAQSAFDSGQLDYFTARLPSRDHWRFFEHCEPQALYLDIETTGTSPHDGEVTVVGLHRRGETVCLVRGETLTAERLQAELDACTLLVTFFGTGFDVPYLRAKFPQLTFSMPHFDLCFAARRLGLRGGLKQIERELGIERDSALRNLDGWDAVRLWMQWRAGDAGARDLLLAYNAADTANLVPLAKYVFQDIAARFGPASVETARLFRLSRQELHA; this comes from the coding sequence ATGTTACCGTCAACTTTTGTGATCCTCCAAGGTATCGGCCCCGCGACAGAACGGCGCCTCTGGCACGAGGGCCTGCTTACGTGGAACGACTTCCTACGCCAGCCTGGAATTTCCGGCGTCTCCATTTCTCGCAAACAGTGGTACGACCAGGAACTCCTCCGGGCTCAATCGGCCTTCGATTCAGGACAGCTCGACTATTTCACCGCACGATTGCCCAGCCGCGATCATTGGCGCTTCTTCGAACACTGCGAACCCCAAGCGCTATATCTGGACATCGAAACCACCGGCACCTCCCCGCATGACGGCGAGGTGACCGTCGTCGGACTGCACCGGCGGGGAGAAACCGTCTGTCTGGTCCGTGGAGAAACCCTGACAGCGGAACGGCTCCAGGCTGAACTGGATGCCTGCACGCTGCTGGTTACTTTTTTCGGAACTGGTTTTGACGTTCCGTATTTGCGCGCGAAGTTTCCGCAGCTCACCTTCTCCATGCCGCATTTCGATCTCTGTTTCGCCGCACGACGGCTGGGCCTGCGCGGGGGACTCAAGCAAATCGAACGAGAACTTGGGATCGAACGGGATTCGGCTCTGCGCAATCTGGACGGCTGGGATGCCGTGCGGCTCTGGATGCAATGGCGCGCGGGCGATGCCGGTGCGCGGGACCTGCTCCTGGCCTATAACGCGGCCGACACGGCCAACCTTGTTCCGCTGGCAAAATATGTGTTTCAGGATATTGCCGCACGCTTTGGCCCAGCCTCGGTCGAAACGGCCAGACTCTTTCGTCTAAGCCGACAGGAACTTCACGCATGA
- a CDS encoding Cyclophillike domain-containing protein (MaGe:77308100), translating to MTDPAKRIRIIVGGVQLEAELKGSKTAGEVYAALPVDAPINTWGEEFYFKLAGVKDYRETATNQVKVGDVAYWGAGQVLAIFFGRTPMSMGPDPVPADRVNVIGKIVGDATQLRRVMEAPTIRVERV from the coding sequence ATGACAGATCCAGCAAAACGTATTCGCATTATTGTGGGCGGGGTGCAACTTGAAGCCGAGCTGAAGGGGTCGAAGACCGCCGGAGAGGTGTACGCTGCCTTGCCGGTTGATGCGCCGATCAACACGTGGGGCGAGGAGTTTTACTTCAAGCTGGCGGGGGTCAAAGATTACCGGGAAACCGCGACCAATCAAGTGAAAGTCGGCGATGTCGCCTATTGGGGCGCTGGCCAGGTGCTGGCGATTTTCTTCGGCCGGACGCCGATGAGCATGGGGCCGGATCCGGTGCCGGCGGATCGTGTGAACGTGATCGGGAAAATTGTGGGCGATGCCACGCAGTTGCGCCGGGTCATGGAAGCGCCGACCATCCGCGTCGAGCGAGTGTAA
- a CDS encoding hypothetical protein (Evidence 4 : Unknown function but conserved in other organisms; MaGe:77308101) yields MRLSKDRVHHMAESVVAHLQQDGQVEVTGDRKAFVESLAQAITAELSIEDALNAEVRQMLKAYEKQIEQGQVDYQRMFTMIKTKLVRERGLIL; encoded by the coding sequence ATGCGCCTCTCGAAGGACCGGGTTCACCACATGGCCGAGTCAGTCGTTGCGCATCTCCAGCAGGATGGCCAGGTGGAGGTCACGGGCGATCGCAAGGCATTCGTCGAATCGTTGGCGCAGGCCATCACTGCGGAATTGTCGATCGAAGATGCGCTGAACGCAGAGGTGCGGCAAATGCTCAAGGCCTATGAAAAGCAAATCGAACAGGGGCAGGTCGATTATCAACGCATGTTCACCATGATCAAAACGAAATTGGTGCGCGAACGCGGCCTCATTTTGTGA
- a CDS encoding hypothetical protein (Evidence 4 : Unknown function but conserved in other organisms; MaGe:77308103) has product MLSEDKVSHLSHVILQAVKKSPLVSQKGDDARMLKAIKRVLAAELVQEEGVDRKVRAKLASYSRGIVEGSSEWDVLYRKTFEEEMRKHGKG; this is encoded by the coding sequence ATGTTGAGTGAAGATAAAGTCAGCCATCTGTCCCACGTCATTCTGCAAGCGGTGAAGAAGAGCCCGCTGGTCAGTCAGAAGGGCGACGATGCCCGCATGTTGAAGGCTATCAAGCGGGTGCTGGCGGCCGAGCTGGTACAGGAAGAGGGAGTCGATCGGAAAGTGCGTGCGAAGCTGGCCTCCTATTCTCGCGGCATCGTCGAGGGGAGTTCCGAATGGGACGTGCTCTACCGGAAGACCTTCGAAGAGGAAATGCGGAAGCATGGAAAGGGCTAG
- a CDS encoding Tetratricopeptide repeat protein (MaGe:77308104) has protein sequence MERASGMQRGVRKLLTMVCAVFVLVGMGACVSKSKARVLTPLALETGVPPRAIALNEQGIQAYQAREYEAARTYFSQTVDAAAQSGPAHYNYALALNKLGETDAARKQFVEAANLAPGDKVIWDSPVLSPFGNPEMEEKKLAAPHNPNRRSMGGR, from the coding sequence ATGGAAAGGGCTAGCGGCATGCAGCGTGGCGTCAGGAAGCTTCTAACGATGGTCTGTGCGGTGTTCGTGCTGGTGGGAATGGGGGCCTGCGTATCGAAGTCGAAGGCGCGTGTGCTCACACCGCTGGCATTGGAGACCGGTGTGCCTCCGAGAGCCATTGCTTTGAATGAGCAGGGAATCCAAGCCTACCAGGCGCGCGAGTATGAAGCCGCGCGAACGTATTTTTCCCAAACCGTAGACGCCGCTGCGCAGTCAGGTCCCGCGCATTATAATTATGCCTTGGCTCTCAATAAGCTGGGGGAAACGGACGCGGCACGAAAACAGTTTGTCGAAGCGGCAAATCTTGCTCCAGGGGATAAGGTCATCTGGGATTCTCCGGTGCTCTCGCCCTTCGGAAATCCTGAAATGGAAGAAAAGAAACTCGCTGCCCCTCATAACCCTAACCGGCGTAGCATGGGCGGGCGATAG
- a CDS encoding Putative peroxiredoxin bcp (Evidence 3 : Putative function from multiple computational evidences; MaGe:77308105) codes for MSKELTVGMKAPDFSLPDQDGKTVTLKSLKDKQVVLYFYPKDDTSGCTKESCGFRDAMASIKKADAVVIGVSFDGQASHQKFIAKYALPFTLLSDLEKSTATAYDVYKEKSMYGRKYMGIERSTFVIDAEGKLKAIFRKVKVDGHVDEVLAALRA; via the coding sequence ATGAGCAAGGAATTGACTGTTGGGATGAAAGCGCCGGACTTCTCGTTGCCGGACCAGGATGGAAAAACGGTGACGTTGAAAAGCCTGAAGGATAAGCAGGTGGTGTTGTATTTTTATCCGAAAGACGATACGTCGGGATGCACCAAAGAGTCCTGCGGGTTTCGCGATGCGATGGCATCGATCAAGAAGGCGGACGCGGTCGTGATCGGGGTAAGTTTCGACGGCCAGGCTTCCCACCAAAAGTTTATCGCCAAATATGCCCTGCCATTTACGTTGCTGAGCGATCTGGAAAAGTCGACGGCCACGGCCTACGATGTCTACAAAGAAAAGAGCATGTACGGAAGGAAATACATGGGCATCGAACGGAGCACGTTCGTGATCGATGCCGAGGGCAAGCTGAAGGCGATCTTTCGGAAAGTCAAAGTCGATGGCCACGTCGACGAAGTGCTGGCCGCCTTGCGCGCCTAA
- a CDS encoding conserved exported protein of unknown function (Evidence 4 : Unknown function but conserved in other organisms; MaGe:77308106): MFRHAGFFFLAIALSPLSPANSAGTAPATLLVNDSLGSPNQTVMVEARLMSRGASPSVGLGGEPLELLVYGKVVTTAVTSEDGTARLPFIPKAQGIVPVQVRVGESGRVAPAEGLGHLAIWERRNPILAVELAALMEAPSSKNPVSGAHSKAEPDGTPMPDAADELGKLTQFYYRVMYVVPAASFGGDRFQASESSRQWLKLHKFPAGYVLAVPAGEQPFSTAIDALHADGWKTVKTGIGRTKAFAEAFLQRRLDAVMVPEPAKGEAPRKAKVAKEWKDIRKKL, encoded by the coding sequence ATGTTCCGCCACGCCGGTTTCTTTTTCCTCGCCATTGCGCTCAGCCCTCTGAGTCCTGCCAATTCGGCAGGCACCGCTCCGGCAACGCTGCTGGTCAACGACAGTTTGGGATCGCCCAATCAGACGGTCATGGTTGAAGCGCGGCTGATGTCGCGGGGGGCATCGCCCTCTGTTGGGCTGGGCGGCGAACCGCTCGAATTGCTCGTCTATGGAAAAGTGGTGACGACTGCGGTGACTAGCGAAGATGGGACGGCGCGGTTGCCGTTTATTCCAAAGGCGCAAGGCATCGTTCCGGTGCAGGTGCGTGTCGGCGAGAGTGGCCGTGTGGCGCCGGCCGAAGGGCTGGGGCATCTGGCAATTTGGGAGCGGCGGAATCCGATCTTGGCGGTGGAGTTGGCTGCGCTCATGGAGGCGCCATCGTCGAAGAATCCCGTATCGGGCGCGCACAGCAAGGCTGAGCCCGATGGAACGCCAATGCCCGATGCCGCCGATGAACTTGGGAAACTCACTCAGTTTTACTATCGGGTGATGTATGTCGTGCCGGCGGCCTCCTTCGGCGGCGATCGGTTCCAGGCCAGCGAGTCCTCGCGGCAATGGCTGAAGCTGCACAAGTTTCCCGCCGGGTATGTTTTGGCGGTGCCGGCTGGCGAGCAGCCGTTCAGCACTGCCATCGATGCCTTGCATGCGGACGGATGGAAAACCGTCAAGACCGGCATCGGCCGGACGAAAGCCTTTGCCGAAGCTTTTCTTCAACGGCGGTTAGATGCGGTGATGGTGCCGGAGCCGGCGAAAGGGGAGGCGCCACGCAAAGCCAAGGTGGCGAAGGAGTGGAAGGACATACGGAAGAAGTTATAG
- a CDS encoding hypothetical protein (Evidence 5 : Unknown function; MaGe:77308107), which yields MNRRSPAYNFVYNFFRMSFHSFATLALRGASPFAGSGTITASNRR from the coding sequence ATGAACCGCCGCTCACCCGCTTATAACTTCGTCTATAACTTCTTCCGTATGTCCTTCCACTCCTTCGCCACCTTGGCTTTGCGTGGCGCCTCCCCTTTCGCCGGCTCCGGCACCATCACCGCATCTAACCGCCGTTGA
- a CDS encoding DNA repair protein RadA (MaGe:77308108), protein MRAKTSFSCQSCGYQSPRWIGRCPDCGGWNTMKEERQAPAGKGRPVAMKKMAQAKATPIAEIEVVGEDRRLTRIGEFDRVLGGGVIPGAVILIGGDPGIGKTTLLLQALPRLASKDAPVLYVSGEESPRQIKMRGQRLSVEHPNLLILAETSLEQILKAVQEIQPAALVVDSIQTVYTEQITSAPGSISQVQEVAGQLMSFAKRAGVPVFIIGHVTKEGAIAGPRLLEHIVDTVLYFEGDKGHSYRILRAVKNRFGSTNEIGVFEMKDGGLEEVANPSELFLAERPQHSTGSVVVSSLEGTRPILVELQALVSSTSYAMPKRVANGVELSRVSLLLAVMEKRLGMHLSGQDVYVNVVGGMHIDEPAIDLGIVAAVTSSLREVAIEPGLLVLGEVGLGGEVRAVNQAELRIREAAKMGFKRCLLPERNLAKVDPIDGIELIGINEVGEALDAVFA, encoded by the coding sequence ATGCGCGCGAAGACCAGTTTTTCCTGCCAGTCCTGCGGGTATCAATCCCCGCGGTGGATCGGGCGCTGCCCCGATTGCGGCGGCTGGAACACCATGAAGGAAGAGCGGCAGGCGCCGGCCGGCAAGGGGCGTCCGGTGGCCATGAAGAAGATGGCGCAGGCCAAGGCGACGCCGATTGCCGAGATTGAAGTCGTGGGGGAAGATCGCCGGCTGACGCGGATCGGCGAGTTCGACCGGGTCTTGGGCGGAGGCGTGATTCCCGGCGCGGTCATTTTGATCGGCGGCGATCCCGGCATCGGCAAGACGACATTGCTGTTGCAGGCCTTGCCGCGGCTGGCGTCTAAAGACGCGCCGGTGTTGTATGTGTCGGGAGAAGAGTCGCCACGCCAGATCAAGATGCGTGGGCAGCGGCTCAGTGTCGAGCATCCAAATCTCTTGATCTTGGCGGAAACCTCGCTGGAGCAGATTCTCAAAGCCGTGCAGGAGATTCAGCCGGCCGCGCTCGTCGTCGATTCCATTCAAACGGTCTACACGGAACAAATTACGTCGGCGCCCGGCAGTATCAGCCAGGTACAGGAAGTCGCCGGACAGCTCATGTCGTTCGCAAAGCGAGCGGGCGTGCCGGTCTTTATCATCGGACATGTGACGAAAGAAGGCGCCATCGCCGGTCCTCGGCTACTCGAACACATCGTCGATACGGTGCTGTATTTTGAAGGCGACAAAGGACACAGCTATCGCATTTTGCGCGCGGTCAAAAATCGCTTCGGCTCGACCAACGAGATCGGCGTGTTTGAAATGAAGGACGGTGGGCTTGAAGAAGTGGCCAATCCTTCCGAATTGTTCCTGGCCGAGCGGCCGCAACACAGCACCGGGTCAGTCGTGGTGTCGAGCCTGGAAGGCACGAGGCCGATCCTGGTCGAGCTGCAAGCGCTCGTGTCGTCCACCAGCTATGCGATGCCGAAACGTGTGGCGAACGGCGTGGAGTTGAGCCGGGTGTCCCTTCTGCTGGCGGTGATGGAGAAGCGGTTGGGGATGCATCTCTCCGGGCAGGATGTCTATGTGAATGTCGTTGGTGGCATGCATATCGATGAACCGGCAATCGATCTTGGGATTGTCGCGGCGGTGACGTCCAGCCTCCGTGAAGTCGCCATCGAGCCGGGGTTATTGGTCTTGGGAGAGGTCGGCCTTGGCGGAGAGGTGCGGGCTGTGAATCAGGCGGAGTTACGAATCCGCGAAGCGGCCAAAATGGGATTCAAACGTTGTCTCTTGCCGGAACGGAACTTGGCCAAAGTCGATCCGATCGACGGGATTGAGCTGATCGGCATTAATGAAGTGGGAGAGGCGCTCGATGCCGTATTTGCGTAG
- a CDS encoding hypothetical protein (Evidence 4 : Unknown function but conserved in other organisms; MaGe:77308109) — MPYLRSRMLKPSASIILASFRSSTYPRGYDSALHSLRPCWANCLSILSSALSVTRQASLVMLLCFLVAGCATTPAPEETAGLKQATAEELTALLRQREAAIRTMKGLFSAKVRGGVIPISTRVEGAVYYRRPGNLRLRGFTPVGGELFEFVQADDLYTLRLPTMGRVLSGRQADMGEMGKLARPFELSLWAMGGVLGTGAIGKDETVKLVEEGLRYRLDVSGPRLGAISTDRPLLRRMWFDRRTLLVVQEERLNGDGEIDASIQYEDFRAIGEPSLPANGGSDSRLLRPFKIILEDGRGQGSVQVTFHEIMSNQELKSEELGRVSRQPSPPEPAS; from the coding sequence ATGCCGTATTTGCGTAGCAGGATGCTGAAACCGTCCGCCAGCATCATTCTCGCATCGTTCAGATCCTCAACGTACCCCAGAGGGTACGACTCGGCCCTTCACTCGCTGCGGCCTTGCTGGGCGAACTGTTTGAGCATCCTGTCGAGCGCCCTGTCAGTTACGCGCCAGGCCTCACTCGTTATGCTGCTCTGTTTCCTGGTTGCCGGCTGTGCGACGACACCGGCGCCGGAGGAAACTGCAGGGCTGAAGCAGGCGACGGCGGAAGAACTGACGGCGCTGCTGCGCCAACGCGAAGCGGCGATTCGCACGATGAAGGGCCTCTTCAGCGCGAAGGTGCGCGGCGGCGTGATTCCAATTTCCACACGCGTCGAAGGCGCTGTCTACTATCGCCGTCCGGGCAATCTGCGGCTGCGCGGATTTACGCCGGTCGGCGGCGAGCTGTTTGAATTTGTCCAGGCCGACGACCTGTATACGCTGCGCTTGCCGACGATGGGCCGGGTCTTGAGCGGCCGCCAGGCGGATATGGGTGAGATGGGCAAGCTGGCCAGGCCGTTCGAGCTCAGCCTGTGGGCCATGGGCGGCGTGCTGGGCACTGGCGCCATCGGGAAAGACGAGACAGTAAAGCTGGTTGAAGAGGGTCTGCGGTATCGCTTGGATGTGTCCGGCCCGCGACTCGGCGCAATCTCGACCGACCGGCCTCTGCTTCGGCGGATGTGGTTCGACCGCCGCACGTTGCTGGTTGTGCAGGAGGAGCGGTTGAACGGCGACGGAGAAATAGATGCCTCGATTCAGTATGAGGATTTTCGCGCCATCGGTGAGCCGTCGCTTCCGGCAAACGGCGGGAGCGATTCTCGATTGTTGCGCCCGTTTAAGATTATTCTGGAAGATGGGCGGGGGCAGGGCAGTGTGCAGGTCACCTTCCATGAAATTATGTCCAATCAAGAATTAAAGAGCGAAGAGCTGGGGCGAGTGTCGCGTCAGCCGTCGCCGCCGGAGCCGGCATCGTGA